A single window of Culicoides brevitarsis isolate CSIRO-B50_1 chromosome 3, AGI_CSIRO_Cbre_v1, whole genome shotgun sequence DNA harbors:
- the LOC134833505 gene encoding tissue inhibitor of metalloproteinase, whose protein sequence is MWTTKSIFALTLATVCALYMISPTSACSCMPSHPQETYCNADYVIVARILSRRAVQNHRFVYKIDIRKEYKMSEKAHHYLKHGRIFSAGNDGMCGIDFKLGELYLIAGSSPNVGICNYVKQYSKMTLVEKRGVAGGYKKGCECKINYGYNNLFESRNRIGGCEWKGPWNECETDFGVCVPSRGYRDANNKPTKCHWRRSNPYMACIRDP, encoded by the exons atgtgGACAACAAAGAGTATATTCGCTCTAACCTTGGCTACGGTATGTGCTTTATACATGATCAGCCCGACATCTGCCTGTAGTTGTATGCCATCACATCCCCAAGAAACGTACTGTAACGCCGATTATG TCATTGTCGCACGAATTTTATCGAGACGTGCGGTGCAAAATCATCGATTTGTCTACAAAATTGACATTCGGAAGGAAtataag ATGTCGGAAAAAGCTCATCACTACTTGAAACACGGGCGAATTTTCTCAGCTGGCAACGACGGGATGTGCGGCATCGATTTCAAATTGGGCGAACTTTACTTGATTGCTGGATCGAGTCCAAATGTGGGCATTTGCAACTACGTCAAGCAATACTCGAAGATGACGCTTGTCGAGAAACGAGGCGTTGCGGGCGGCTACAAGAAGGGTTGCGAGTGTAAG atCAACTATGGCTACAACAATTTGTTCGAAAGTCGAAACCGCATCGGAGGTTGCGAGTGGAAGGGACCCTGGAACGAATGTGAAACGGATTTCGGTGTCTGTGTGCCATCCCGTGGCTACCGAGATGCCAACAACAAACCGACAAAGTGCCATTGGCGACGCAGTAACCCGTACATGGCGTGCATACGAGATCCCTAA